From Streptomyces sp. NBC_00370, a single genomic window includes:
- a CDS encoding trypsin-like peptidase domain-containing protein, giving the protein MPLIDATFLYAAVQLRPVFYSKASGHLVSSENRASGFIVSAWGTDEAETWGRKSETGQDRYLVTNRHVLDPNFRQPRGWALGGLTIRGHHQPTDPEQLPTPQEVTLKQPDVMFPSGPVDLAFVRLDSTREAASAKFNALEPSALAGKEHFESGRITVGTPVLASGYPGIGGVSADRPILVGGVVASDPRYPAAIGELCKPGEVLCHSFSWSGMSGAPVLCRIPHPTVDWESLETNSFDQAFLAGVNVGHVDINGDTTAAGTLTRFIRSDIVVDLLRGAGAKGVWRT; this is encoded by the coding sequence ATGCCACTTATCGATGCGACGTTTTTGTATGCAGCAGTCCAACTGCGCCCTGTCTTCTACAGCAAGGCTAGCGGCCATCTGGTGTCCTCCGAGAACCGAGCAAGCGGCTTCATCGTCAGCGCCTGGGGGACGGATGAAGCGGAGACATGGGGCCGGAAGAGCGAGACTGGTCAAGACAGGTACTTGGTGACGAACCGACACGTCCTGGACCCGAATTTCCGGCAACCGCGTGGTTGGGCGCTCGGCGGCTTAACGATTCGTGGGCACCATCAGCCCACCGATCCAGAGCAGCTCCCTACCCCGCAAGAGGTAACGCTCAAGCAGCCTGACGTCATGTTCCCGTCCGGTCCTGTCGACCTTGCCTTTGTACGTCTAGATTCGACAAGAGAGGCGGCATCAGCGAAGTTCAACGCTCTTGAACCCTCAGCTCTAGCAGGTAAGGAGCATTTCGAGAGCGGGAGGATCACTGTTGGAACCCCCGTGCTCGCATCTGGCTATCCCGGCATCGGTGGTGTCAGCGCGGACCGTCCCATTCTGGTGGGCGGCGTCGTCGCAAGCGATCCGCGCTATCCCGCAGCGATCGGGGAACTCTGCAAGCCCGGCGAGGTGCTATGTCATTCTTTCAGCTGGAGTGGAATGTCCGGTGCGCCTGTGCTCTGCCGTATTCCCCACCCCACTGTGGATTGGGAGTCGTTGGAGACCAACAGCTTCGACCAGGCGTTCCTCGCCGGTGTCAACGTCGGTCACGTGGACATCAACGGAGACACGACGGCTGCGGGCACTTTGACGCGATTCATCCGCTCCGACATCGTAGTCGATCTCCTTCGTGGAGCAGGAGCCAAGGGCGTGTGGCGGACCTAA
- a CDS encoding RICIN domain-containing protein, translated as MAFALTVGLAAVASGSASADPNGSVTPGRSQAERTAGNIPRPLALPGIRNANSGKCLLVRGTADNAPVVQISCDSQYRDQLWQIEPIDGEGRVRIRNLNSNKCLLVRGIAEGAQAVQTTCANYIDQYWILTADSLPGTTQIANANSYKCLVARGTADNAPVVQTACGQYRDQFWFVAG; from the coding sequence TTGGCGTTCGCGCTGACCGTCGGTTTGGCCGCCGTGGCCTCCGGCTCCGCCTCCGCCGATCCGAACGGCTCAGTGACCCCGGGCCGTTCACAAGCCGAGCGCACTGCCGGCAACATCCCGCGCCCCTTGGCCTTGCCCGGGATCAGAAACGCCAACAGCGGCAAATGCCTGCTCGTCCGAGGGACCGCCGACAACGCACCTGTAGTGCAGATCAGCTGCGATTCGCAGTACCGCGACCAGTTGTGGCAGATCGAACCCATCGACGGCGAGGGCCGGGTCCGCATCCGCAACCTGAACAGCAACAAATGCCTCCTGGTCAGAGGAATCGCCGAAGGCGCCCAAGCGGTTCAGACCACGTGCGCGAACTACATCGACCAGTACTGGATCCTCACTGCCGACAGCCTCCCCGGCACCACACAGATAGCGAACGCCAACAGCTACAAGTGCCTGGTTGCACGAGGAACGGCAGACAACGCCCCTGTGGTGCAGACCGCATGTGGGCAATACCGT